The Haematobia irritans isolate KBUSLIRL chromosome 1, ASM5000362v1, whole genome shotgun sequence DNA segment CTGCCATATATACATCCAAAATCAACGGAAACCAGAGATTTCTAACGACCTGttttaaaaaaaacacaattccaTGGAATAATAACACACTTCTACAACTTCTATTGTAAGTACAGTTTCAACAATTTCTCTTCGTGGAAAAAGGATAGCAGTTCTCACTGTTTCTGTTTATACGCAGAGCTGCCATATTCTCGCTATGCCCGTTGCCGACTTGAGAAAATCCTTATGGCATTAGAGGCAACTCTtaactgtcaaaaattttcccgCTGAAAGATCCACCACAAAGGAGAATGTAAACAAAGTGTGAGTTTTGTACTTGTGTTAGTTTAGTTGcagtttttatcgaaataaaaaactATTGGAATTTCTACTGCCGGAATATGATTAACAAAGAGCCCAAGATAAGACTGAGAAATTTGAAGGAATTGCAATGCACTCAAAAGTTAAAGGCTGAGTTGCAAGACATTCAAGAGACTCCTGTCAAAACTAAGAAACCTCGCATCAAAAAGGCAGCAACAACAGGTACTAAATCGAAGAAAGTTACAATTTCCAaagaagaacaacaacaattgaATACAAATGAGGAAACTGTCGTGGCAGTTCCTGCTAAACGTGCAACAAAATCAGCGCGCAAGAATAAAGAACCTCCGCCTAGTCAATTGCGTATTGATAAGTTTTTTAAAACATGCCCAAAAACATATAAGATCGAGTCATTGAAAGAGGAGGACGCAACACCTTTTCGAGGTGCCGTTACACAAATTACCAAAAGAAATACCACAACAAAAAAGAAAGAAGGAGTAACAGGACGGACCAGAATGGGAAGAAAGTGTTTGTTTAAGGATGATAATACGTCATCTGTTAATAGTGATGATTCTTGCAGCAAGATGAAAACCAATAAAGAAGAGACAACAGTTGAGGACTGCATAGACCTTATATCGGAAAGCGACGGAGATGGCGAAAAGGAGGACATGGAAAACGGAAACAAAATGCAAATTGAAAACGAACAGCAGCTTAATAATGCTTCTAATTCGAGCGTAACCACATTTCCAAAGGTGTTTGATTCGGGGACATCAAGGGCCCAAGTTTCTACATCCACATCAAAGTCAACACGCCCATTAACAAGTAACATGCCCAACAAGACACCAGCAACGACAACTAAAAGGAAATTTAAGCCATGTCCACCTTATAAAGTGATTGAAGGAACTTCGTTTGCTGTGGACGCATTTCAATATGGTTACATTGAAGGTATCGATAGATATTTTCTAACCCATTTTCATGCTGATCACTACATAgggttaacaaaaaaatttgccatgCCTTTGTATATGAGTACCATAACGGGTAAGTACTCAAATTTCAGAGAAAGTAAAAagcaaatgttttaaatttcttaCTACTCTCAATTTTTAGCACGCTTTGTAAGGACATTTATACCTGTAGATGATCAATATATCCATGAGTTGGAATTAAATCAACCAATTGTGGTAGATGGTGTTGAAATCACAGCCTTAGATGCAAATCATTGTCCCGGTGCAATAATGATTCTATTTAAGATTCTTTCCTCCAATACATGTATTCTCCATACTGGTGATTTTCGAGCTTGTCATACCATGGAGGAAGAGCCTGTCTTTTGGAATAAtcatataaatacaatatatttgGATACCACATATCTTTTGAAAAAGTATGCATTTTGTACGCAATACGAAAGCATTGATAGGGCTGAGAATTTGATCAAGGAGTTCCAAGAAAAACACACGAACAAAAAGATACTATACATATGCGGGTCATATGTTATtggcaaagaaaaattttggtctgcTTTGGTCAATAAATTCCATATGAATGTTTGGACAGAAGATAGTCGCTTTAAAGCATTGAAGGCCATGGATGATGATACGCTAAATAGTATTTTAGTCGATGATCCTTTTGCAGCGAATATGCATGTTATAGCTATGGGAAAAATATCCTATATGGTAAGTAAAACTACATTATTGAtggtttgaaaacaaaatttattcattAGTTACATGAAAGGTTGTAATGTTTTCCAAACTTATTGGCCTCTTGCCCTTATAGATCAATCTTTGataacaaaaaatcgaaaggttttgaattttaataatCCTGTCGTTATTTTTGAACTGGAATAATGGTTTTCGGCCTTGACAAAAATTGGTTggtcttttttgtttttcttactgCTTAGCTTCATGTTTTTATAGTTTTCTTGATCAGGGACAAGACAATCTTTTCGGTTTTCGACAGTTAAGTTAATGGGAATTACAGTTACAGTGGGAATTACAGGATTACAGTTAATGGGAAGATTATTCTCGTAttattatttccataagaaattagaATATAAGATCCAAAATGTATCATATCCAtggtttccactcgagccaaaaattatctaccaaaatttgggggaaattttaccaaaaaactaccaaacaagcctaaagaaaattttgttatttctatagaaaattttgtcaaaattgtatttctatagaaatttttgttaaaattttatttctgtagaaaattttgtcaaaattttatttctatagaaaattttctcaaaattttatttctatagaaaattttgtcaaaattttatttctatagaaaatattgtcgaaattttatttatattttatttctatggaaaattttgtcaacattttatttctatagaaaatgctgtcaaaattttatttctatcgaaaattttggcaaaatattatttctgtataaaatgctgtcaaatgctgtcatattatttctatagaaaattcaaatcaaaattttatttctataggaaatgctgtcaaaattttatttctatctacaaatttggcaaaatattatttctatcgaaaattctggcaaaatatttctatagaaaattttagcaaaattttaattctacagaaaattttgtcaacatttttatttttatagaatattttgtcaatacgaataaaatctttagaaaattttatcaaaattttatttctatagaaaaattttgtgaaaattttatttccatagaaaaatttggtgaaaattttatttctatagacaaattttgtcaaaattttatttctatagaaaattttgtcaaaatttttgtttctatagaaaattttgtcaaaattttatttctaaagaaatttttttcaaaattttatttctatagaaaattttgtcaaaatttttgtttctatagaaaattttgtcaaaattttatttctaaagaaatttttttcaaaattttatttctatagaaaattttgttaacattttatttctatagaagattttgtcaaaattttatttctatagaaaattttgtcaaaattttatttctatagaaaattttctcaaaattttatttctatagaaaattttgtcaaaattttatttctatggaaaattttgtcaaaattttatttctatagaaaatgctgtcaaaatttttgtttctatagaaaattttgtcaattttatttctatagaaaatgctgtcaaaattttatatctatagaaaattttgtcaaaatttttatttctatagaaaattttgtcaataggaataaaatctttagaaaattttatcaaaattttaattctatagaaaatgttgtcaaaattttatttctatagaaaattttgtcaaaattttatttctatagaaaatgctgtcacaattttatttctataggaaattttgtcaattttatttctatagaaaatgctgtcaaaattttatttctatagaaaatattgtcaaaattttatttatattttatttctatggaaaattttgtcaaaattttatttctattgaaaatgctgtcaaaatttttatttctatagaaaattttgtcaaaattttatttctttaggaaatgctgtcaaaattttatttctatctaaaaatttggcaaaatattatttctatcgaaaattttggcaaaatattatttctatagaaaattttggcaaaattttatttctacagaaaattttgtcaataggaataaaatctttagaaaattttatcaaaattttatttctatagaaaatgtcaaaattttgattctatggaaaattttgtcaaaattttatttctatagaaattgttttctgaaaattttatttctatagaacattttgtcaacattttatttctatagaaaatattgtcaaaattttatttatattttatttctatggaaaattttgtcaaaattttatttctatattaaatgctgtcaaaatttttatttctatagaaaattttgtcaaaattttatttctatctaaaaatttggcaaaatattatttctatcgaaaattttggcaaaatattatttctatagaaaattttggcaaaattttatttctatagaaaatgtcaaaattttgattctatggacaattttgtcaaaattttatttctatagaaattgttttctcaaaattttatttctatagaaaaattttgtaaaaattttatttctatagaaaattttgtcaaaattttatttgtatagaaaattttgtcaaaattttatttctatagaaaattttgtcaaaattttatttctatagaaatttttatgaaaattttatttctatagaaaatttttatgaaaattttatttctatagacaattttgccaaaattttatttctatagaaaatgtaaaaattttatttctatagaaaatgtccaaattttatttctatagattttttttttttcaaaattttatttctatagaacattttgtcaacattttatttctatagaaaattttgtcaacattttatttctatcaatattaataacatttttttgtttttacagaatttGGTTGAATATTTCTCCAACTATCAACAACATTTTGATATGTGCCTCGCCATACGTCCCAGTGGCTGGGAGAAAGATTCTCGTCCACAATATAGAGGAACTATTAACATAGTAGGTGTAGAATATTCCGAACACTCCAGTTATGAGGAAATGAAACGCTTTGTTAAATTTCTAAAACCTGATAAAGTTATTAGCACTGTTCCAACTGGTCGAGATCTTATGGAAACTGCAAAGGTGCCTGAAAATTGGTATAAATATGAACAACCTAAGCCAGCATGTAATTTTCAGCCATGTATAGAACAATTTCTGGGAACTGTTACACCGCTGAGAAAATCTATAATACGTATGCCCAACGATTCTAAAGGAGGAGTGGAGGCATTTGTGTCACCtctaaaaagtagaaaaaagaaAATGGAGGAAGAgattaataacaataataatattaatcataataataataataatgtcgATGAAACGATAACCATAACTTCCACAGAGAGTATCTCAGCATATGAATTTGATCCACCATTGGTGTTACataaaaatcatcgtaataacaaAACCAGTAATTCCCACAAGGAATACTCTCCTCGTGCGTTGGCATATTCCCAAAAGCAACAGATTAAAGAAGAGAAACTGGAGAAGAGTCAATCATCGAAGACAAAAGATTTAAATTTGTCAGTTACAGTTAAAAAGGAAATTCATCAACCAACGCCAACTTTGAAAGAAGGAGAAATGTGTAGTATATATATTTCCAATGCATCATcagattattttgaaaaacctccaacaaaaaatagaaatcgaAGGCGCATACTTTCTACCAGTTCAAGTGAGGATGTGGTCATTTCGAAAAAGCAGCTCTCTAATGCAAAGCGAAAGGAAGGGAAAAGGTCCATTAAACAACAAACCATACCATCAACTATTACTGAAGAAAATGAGGAAGACGATGTCATTGCCaaggaaaacaaaaactctAGTCAAGACTATTTACTTGAGAAACCTTGTACTAGCAAAGAAGCTTTACGCCGAATGGCTTTGTGCAATCCGTTAATGAAATCAACAACTACTTCTTGTACTTCATCGATAAACGAAGAAATTCTGCCTTCGCAATCTTCCCATAAGGATGACCTTATTGAAAGGCCTATTAGAAGTAGATGTAGCCAAAGAGATATAATTCCCGCCTCACAAACCACTATAGATTTGGAAAATACTCCACGACcaataagaaataaatataaagcAGTTTTAACGCAAAATGGTAATACAACGAGTCATGTTAAGAAAACCTCTAAAGGTAAAATAACAGCTGCTAGTAATTCACAGAATGAATTTATACCTGCCTCACAAACTACACTAGATTTGGCAAATACCCCAAGACCCTTAAGAAATAAGAGGATGAATAACACACCATTACCAACGATTACTAGTCCAGctaagaaaatttccaattccaaagaaaattctCAACCCACACCAAGGGATGGAAATGATGATTACATGTGCTTTACTCAATCGCAAATTCTAACACAAGTTATTAAGGATAAAATGATTGATATCTATAATACTTCGCAACTTAATAGTATAGTTCAGGAAGCATTGTCTCAGCAAAAACTGGATACAAG contains these protein-coding regions:
- the Snm1 gene encoding DNA cross-link repair protein snm1 yields the protein MINKEPKIRLRNLKELQCTQKLKAELQDIQETPVKTKKPRIKKAATTGTKSKKVTISKEEQQQLNTNEETVVAVPAKRATKSARKNKEPPPSQLRIDKFFKTCPKTYKIESLKEEDATPFRGAVTQITKRNTTTKKKEGVTGRTRMGRKCLFKDDNTSSVNSDDSCSKMKTNKEETTVEDCIDLISESDGDGEKEDMENGNKMQIENEQQLNNASNSSVTTFPKVFDSGTSRAQVSTSTSKSTRPLTSNMPNKTPATTTKRKFKPCPPYKVIEGTSFAVDAFQYGYIEGIDRYFLTHFHADHYIGLTKKFAMPLYMSTITARFVRTFIPVDDQYIHELELNQPIVVDGVEITALDANHCPGAIMILFKILSSNTCILHTGDFRACHTMEEEPVFWNNHINTIYLDTTYLLKKYAFCTQYESIDRAENLIKEFQEKHTNKKILYICGSYVIGKEKFWSALVNKFHMNVWTEDSRFKALKAMDDDTLNSILVDDPFAANMHVIAMGKISYMNLVEYFSNYQQHFDMCLAIRPSGWEKDSRPQYRGTINIVGVEYSEHSSYEEMKRFVKFLKPDKVISTVPTGRDLMETAKVPENWYKYEQPKPACNFQPCIEQFLGTVTPLRKSIIRMPNDSKGGVEAFVSPLKSRKKKMEEEINNNNNINHNNNNNVDETITITSTESISAYEFDPPLVLHKNHRNNKTSNSHKEYSPRALAYSQKQQIKEEKLEKSQSSKTKDLNLSVTVKKEIHQPTPTLKEGEMCSIYISNASSDYFEKPPTKNRNRRRILSTSSSEDVVISKKQLSNAKRKEGKRSIKQQTIPSTITEENEEDDVIAKENKNSSQDYLLEKPCTSKEALRRMALCNPLMKSTTTSCTSSINEEILPSQSSHKDDLIERPIRSRCSQRDIIPASQTTIDLENTPRPIRNKYKAVLTQNGNTTSHVKKTSKGKITAASNSQNEFIPASQTTLDLANTPRPLRNKRMNNTPLPTITSPAKKISNSKENSQPTPRDGNDDYMCFTQSQILTQVIKDKMIDIYNTSQLNSIVQEALSQQKLDTSTDHMPPELLSNLDAEDDWLD